The genomic window TTACATTTGTCGCATCTGGTTACATTTGTCACATCTGGTTATAACACATTTGTCATACCGGTATCTGGTTATGATACCTCGAGTCAAATTATCATACATGTGACAGGTCTGGTTGTAATACATTAATCATCAATTTCCAATGTATTCTTGATTAAAAACCTTTTATTTGATAAATTTtctaatctacatgtacagctgtGTTGACTTGCTTACATGTAGGCTTCTTACCTAAACCTCCCGATGTCCTGTTTGGTTCAATAATGTAAATAATTTGTTGTgttattgtttatcattttgAACAAGGGCATTAAATAGGATATCctacattcatttttttgataatgtccttgctttgaATAACCATTAATAGAGTGTGTACACATAATTTAGGGTGGCACAAGCCAATTCCTTGCACATGTAAATTTGTGGtttgaataaatgaaatatattttttggaaataaatgaatatgtgATATTTTTGGCATGGTACACTAGATGCCTTTCAGGGTTTACGGTTTTGgttttacatgtaggttactATCAAGTCCTAAGTTGTAATATGCAGATTGCATTTTGCTGATATTCCAACATCATCAGCTGAAATATGAAGAAAGTCTGATATTCTACTCGGGCTTTTTATTAATAAGACCAATAGTAATACATATTATGACATTGCTTCATACAATTTTTAAAACCACAAGCTAGGACTCTCAGAGTACCTGAGCATTCTGTTCCTCTCCTCTCTGCGCCTCTCTTCCCTGCGTCTCTCTTCTCTTCGCTTCTCTTCCCTACTTTTCTCATCTCTGTCCAGCTCCTCCAACAGCTGGTGCATCTGGTCCAGCTGAGTGAACTGACCTTCCCTAGCGGCCGGCTGCCGCTGCGTTTCAGGCCTGTTTGCGGCAGCCCTGACCTTGTGCACCGCCCCGCACACCTCCTCCCACAGGAACGCCATCATGCGCACGTCCTCGGGGTCGTCAGCCTTCACAGCCATGTACACGTCCATGATGATGGTCATGAACATGGACAGGAGGATGAACTGCATGGTGACCTGGAAGGACAGGAAGATCGCGGGGCCCCAGACGGGGGAGCCCTCTCTCAGATCGGCAAATGGAAAGGAGCCCAGCATCATGTTGAACAGGCTCGTGTACGTGCCCAGCAGGCTGCTGTACCCCGGCACGGTGGTGCCGAGGACGAGGTTAGCTGCCAGTGCAAACGCCGTGAAGACGATGCCCGACATGACCAAGAAGCTGATGAGAGGCTTTGCTGTCTTCTTCATGGTGAACAGCAGCGCGTTGACGtgcttgttgaactt from Branchiostoma lanceolatum isolate klBraLanc5 chromosome 4, klBraLanc5.hap2, whole genome shotgun sequence includes these protein-coding regions:
- the LOC136433878 gene encoding polycystin-2-like → MYSGGGYTAALGRTLNDSLQTLARLRSNGWLDNRTRAVFMEAVLYNPHANLFGVVTMTTEFSITGRVSTATELVIFRIHHDGQVLLLVLRMVLIIFLLFSLVREVLRFKTHAIAYLTDPWSWLEMLIITTGMATMGLYFRTQSTTDEVSGHLKEGRALFHLYRAAAMWHQVYTYLLGMLTCCTLVKFIRLLKFNKHVNALLFTMKKTAKPLISFLVMSGIVFTAFALAANLVLGTTVPGYSSLLGTYTSLFNMMLGSFPFADLREGSPVWGPAIFLSFQVTMQFILLSMFMTIIMDVYMAVKADDPEDVRMMAFLWEEVCGAVHKVRAAANRPETQRQPAAREGQFTQLDQMHQLLEELDRDEKSREEKRREERRREERRREERNRMLRYSESPSLWF